A section of the Flavobacterium ardleyense genome encodes:
- a CDS encoding sensor histidine kinase has product MIRKLKNTYKFAAISTLYITLFSTVLIGTLMYFFAIFSWQICLYFALVMSLFSFFSVQYRVERYIYSKVKKIYSDVSLLESSSFTSQSVTTDMASLTQEVKEFATSKKLEIETLKVREEYRREFLGNVSHELKTPLFTVQGYLSTLLDGAMNDKSIRKKYISRAEKGVERLILIVQDLDMIAKLETGNLNLQMENFNIVEVIENVFELLEMSASEKDIILLFDRKYTKPIMVYGDSEKIHRAVVNLIVNTIKYGKQNGSTEVSIEELTKDKVIVRISDNGEGVSSENIGRLFERFYRVDKSGSRDVGGSGLGLAIVKHIVEGHGEKIYIESQLGKGSEFSFTLKKAK; this is encoded by the coding sequence ATGATTAGAAAATTGAAAAACACGTACAAATTTGCAGCGATTTCTACGCTGTATATCACGTTGTTTTCTACCGTACTGATAGGTACATTGATGTATTTTTTCGCGATTTTCTCTTGGCAAATATGTCTGTATTTTGCTTTGGTAATGTCGTTGTTTTCATTTTTCTCAGTTCAATATAGAGTAGAAAGATATATTTATTCGAAAGTAAAGAAAATATACAGCGACGTATCTTTATTGGAATCGTCCTCATTTACATCGCAGTCTGTCACTACCGATATGGCTTCGCTCACGCAGGAGGTAAAAGAATTTGCTACGAGCAAAAAATTAGAAATCGAAACTCTAAAAGTCCGTGAAGAATATAGGAGAGAGTTTTTAGGAAATGTTTCGCACGAACTTAAAACGCCCCTATTTACCGTTCAAGGTTATTTGTCCACACTTCTTGATGGCGCAATGAATGACAAGTCTATTAGAAAGAAATATATCAGTCGAGCTGAAAAAGGTGTTGAAAGATTAATTCTTATCGTTCAAGATTTGGATATGATCGCCAAACTTGAAACGGGAAATCTGAATTTGCAGATGGAGAACTTCAACATTGTAGAAGTTATTGAGAATGTCTTTGAACTTCTCGAAATGAGCGCTTCTGAAAAAGACATCATCCTACTTTTTGATAGAAAATACACCAAACCGATAATGGTTTATGGAGATAGCGAGAAAATACACCGGGCAGTTGTTAATCTAATCGTTAATACTATCAAGTACGGAAAACAGAATGGCTCAACTGAAGTTAGTATCGAAGAACTTACAAAAGATAAGGTGATTGTTAGAATTAGCGACAATGGTGAGGGTGTCTCATCCGAAAATATCGGCCGATTATTTGAACGATTCTACAGAGTAGACAAAAGTGGGTCTCGCGACGTAGGAGGTAGCGGGCTTGGTTTGGCAATCGTCAAACATATTGTAGAAGGTCACGGAGAGAAAATTTATATAGAAAGTCAACTAGGTAAAGGTTCGGAATTCTCATTCACCCTCAAAAAGGCAAAATAG
- a CDS encoding response regulator transcription factor, producing the protein MKKRDIKILLVDDDADIIEIVRYNLLQEGYQIFTASNGKEAITAAKKELPHLIIMDVMMPVMDGMEACEQIRLVPELQNVIITFLSARNEDYSQVAGFEAGADDYIAKPIKPKILVSKVKGLLRRLKDQKEGSATLNVAGLEINREEYKVVHEGRELVLPRKEFELLYLLASKPGKVFKREEILDSVWGNEVVVGGRTIDVHIRKLREKMGDDLFTTIKGVGYKLDA; encoded by the coding sequence ATGAAAAAAAGAGATATAAAGATACTATTGGTCGATGATGATGCGGATATTATCGAAATAGTTCGGTATAATTTATTGCAAGAAGGATATCAAATTTTTACCGCTTCTAATGGAAAAGAAGCGATTACTGCGGCAAAAAAAGAACTTCCACATCTTATAATAATGGATGTGATGATGCCCGTTATGGATGGGATGGAAGCTTGCGAGCAAATACGCTTAGTGCCCGAATTGCAAAATGTTATAATCACTTTTTTAAGTGCTCGAAATGAAGATTACTCCCAAGTAGCAGGATTTGAAGCTGGAGCAGATGATTATATTGCAAAACCTATTAAACCCAAAATTTTAGTAAGTAAAGTAAAAGGACTATTGCGCAGACTTAAGGATCAGAAGGAAGGAAGTGCAACTCTCAATGTCGCAGGACTCGAAATTAATAGAGAAGAATACAAAGTAGTTCACGAAGGACGAGAGTTGGTATTGCCACGTAAGGAATTTGAATTGCTTTATCTTTTGGCGTCAAAACCTGGAAAAGTTTTTAAACGTGAAGAGATTCTGGATAGCGTTTGGGGTAATGAAGTAGTTGTTGGAGGCAGGACCATTGATGTTCACATTAGAAAATTACGTGAAAAAATGGGCGATGATCTCTTTACTACAATCAAAGGAGTTGGTTATAAGCTTGACGCATAA